GTGTGGGCTGGCGTCGTGAAGTATTAAGCCAGTTGGTTAAAGATTGGGGCTGGGATGAACCGCGCCTGGCGATGCTGGACAACCGCGCTAACTGGAAGATTGATCAGGTGCGCGATGCCCATAACGAACTTCTTGATGCGATGATGCAAAGCTATCGCAACCTGATTCGTTTTGCTCGCCGCAATAACCTGAGTGTCAGTGCAAGCCCGCAAGACATCGGTGTTTTGACCCGTAAACTGTATGCGGCGTTTGAAGCCCTGCCGGGCAAAGTTACGCTGGTTAACCCACAGATTTCTCCCGATCTTTCCGAACCGAATCTGACCTTTATCCATGTGCCGCCGGGTCGCGCCAACCGTTCAGGCTGGTATCTCTACAACCGCGCGCCAAATATGGATTCTATCGTCAGCCATCAACCGCTGGAATATAACCGTTATCTTAATAAGCTGGTGGCGTGGGCCTACTTCAATGGCTTGCTGACCTCACGCACCCGCCTGTTTATTAAGGGCAACGGCATTTGTGATTTGCCAAAACTTCAGGAAATGGTGGCTGATGTTTCGCACCACTTCCCGCTGCGCTTGCCTGCACCAACCGCGAAAGCGCTGTATAGCCCATGTGAAATTCGCCATCTGGCGATCATCGTGAACCTCGAATATGACCCGACTGCGGCCTTCCGCAATCAAGTGGTTCATTTTGATTTCCGTAAGCTGGATGTTTTCAGTTTCGGCCAGCAACAGCAATGCCTGGTGGGAAGCGTTGACCTGCTTTATCGCAACTCGTGGAATGAAGTGCGTACCCTGCATTTCAACGGCGAGCAATCAATGATTGAGGCGCTGAAAACCATTCTGGGCAAAATGCACCAGGATGCCGCGCCACCGGATAGCGTTGAAGTGTTCTGTTATAGCCAGCATCTGCGTGGCCTTATCCGCACCCGCGTTCAACAACTGGTATCCGAATGTATCGACTTCCGCCTGTCGAGCACGCGTCTGGAGCCTGGCCGCTTTAAAGCGTTGCGTATCTCCGGCCAAACGTGGGGGCTGTTCTTTGAACGCCTAAGCGTATCCGTGCAAAAACTGGAAAACGCGGTCGAGTTCTACGGCGCGATTTCACATAACAAACTGCATGGTTTGTCGGTGCAGGTGGAAACCAATCAGGTTCAGCTACCGTCGGTCGTGGATGGCTTTGCCAGCGAAGGGATCATTCAATTCTTCTTTGAAGAGACGAATCAGGATCAAGGCTTCAATATCTATATTCTTGATGAGACGAACCGAGCGGAGGTGTATCACCACTGCGAAGGGAGCAAAGAGGATTTAGTGCGTGATGTGAGCCGTTTCTACTCTTCTTCGCACGACCGTTTTACCTACGGTTCAAGCTTTATCAACTTCAACTTGCCGCAGTTCTATCAGATTGTGAAAGTCGATGGGCGCTCACAGGTTATACCGTTCCGCACCCAGGCAATTACGGCAGCGACGCCGGCTAATCATGACGATAGCAGTACGCCGCTACTTCAGCAGTACAGCAACAGCTAGCGGAAGCTAACCGGCTCACCCGCTTGCTGTGTGCAGGCTTCTTCCAGTAATTGCCAGAACTCCGCACCGCTGCGATCGCAAACCCACTTATCGCCTTTCAGATCAAAATGGTAACCGCCGCTTTTGGTGGCAAGCCACACCTGATGTAAAGGCTCCTGCCGATTGATAATAATCTTGCTGCGGTTCTCAAAGCTCAGGCTAAGCACGCCGCCATTGATTTCGCAGTCAATATCGCTGTCACCATCCCAGTCATCCAGGCGTTCTTCGATTGTTGACCACAAGCCGTCACAGATGCGATGAAATTCACTGTCGTTCATATCTTTTTCTCAGTTGTTCGTCCTGCGGGCAGTATAGCAACAGTCTCGAGTAGAAAAGAGTATTGCTTTTCAGGGATCACCTGCGATGATAGACAGCAGAATATTGGATTACAGGCATCTCAATAATGAAGAAAATTTTCTGCCCACTTGCTCTTATGCTGGCGCTTTTCAGCCTTACTGGCTGCGGTCTTAAAGGGCCTCTGTACTTCCCGCCCGCTGATGGCAAAGCCAAGCCTAACTCCCAGGTCACTCCTGAGAAACAGCCGCAATCGACCACGCCGGATCGTAATAATCGTGGCGTTGATAACGCACCGACTCAGGTGAACTACTAGCAAATTATCGATAAGTAGCCGCGTATATGGAGCAGAAGATGCAGTTTTCGAAGATGCATGGCCTCGGTAATGACTTTATGGTCGTCGACGCGGTGACTCAAAACGTCTATTTCTCCCCGGAGCTGATCCGCCGTCTGGCTGACAGACACCTGGGAGTGGGTTTCGATCAGTTGCTGGTGGTTGAACCGCCCTACGATCCCGATCTCGATTTCCACTACCGTATCTTTAATGCCGACGGCAGCGAAGTGTCGCAGTGTGGCAATGGCGCGCGCTGTTTTGCCCGTTTTGTGCGCCTGAAAGGGTTGACCAATAAACGCGATATTCGCGTCAGTACCGCTAACGGCCGCATGGTTCTAAGCGTGACGGAAGACGAGCTGGTGCGCGTGAATATGGGCGAGCCGAATTTCGAACCGTCTGCCGTGCCGTTCCGCGCAAACAAAGCGGAAAAGACCTATATTATGCGTGCTGCTGAACAAACCATTATGTGCGGCGTGGTGTCGATGGGTAACCCGCACTGTGTGATTCAGGTTGATGATGTCACGACGGCCGCCGTGGAAACGCTTGGGCCTGTCATGGAAAATCATGACCGATTCCCGGAGCGTGCAAACATCGGTTTCATGCAGGTCGTAACTAAAGAGCACATCCGCCTGCGCGTTTACGAACGTGGAGCCGGTGAAACACAAGCTTGTGGCAGTGGTGCATGCGGTGCGGTTGCCGTGGGCATCTTGCAAGGAATACTGGCGGAACAGGTGCGCGTTGAGTTGCCTGGCGGCCGCCTTGATATCGCCTGGAAAGGGCCCGGAAATCCGCTGTTTATGACCGGCCCGGCGGCCCATGTCTATGATGGATTCATACATCTATGAAGAATGCCGAGGAACAGCAAGAAGCCGTACTGGAATTGGATGACCGTATTGTGGCGGAATATCTGCTTCGCCACCCCGATTTCTTTATTCGTAACGCCCAGCATGTAGAACAGATGAAAGTGCCGCACCCCGTGCGCGGTACCGTTTCGTTGGTTGAATGGCATATGGCGCGTAGCCGTAACCATATTAATCTCCTTGAAGAAAACATGACCCTGCTGATGGAGCAGGCGAGTGCTAACGAAGGGCTGTTTTATCGTTTACTGAAACTGCAGGGCCGCCTGGCTTCTGCCACCAGTTTGCAGGATATGCTGAATCGCCTGCATCGTTGGGCGCGTGAAATGGGCCTGGCTGGCGCGAATGTACGTCTTTTTGCCGATCGCTGGCGTATTGGTGCTCCTTCTGACTTCACCCATCTGGGATTGAATCGCCAGGCTTTCGAATCGCTACGCATTCAGCGTCTGGGGGACAGGCAGCACTATTTAGGGTCGCTGAATGGCCCGGAATTACTGGTTGTGTTGCCGCAAGCGAAAGCCATTGGCTCTGTTGCACTTTCACTGATGGGAAGTGACGCGGATTTAGGCGTGCTGGTTTTTAGTAGCCGCGACCCGCAGCATTATCAGGAAGGGCAAGGGACACAACTACTGCACGAACTGGCGCTCATGTTGCCAGACCTGCTGGAGCGTTGGGTCGAGCGGGTATGACAGCTTCTCCGCTGCAAACCTCAGTCGATGGTTTTCTTCGCTACCTGAAAGTCGAGCGCCAGCTAAGCCCGCTGACGTTGCTCAATTATGGTCGCCAGCTTACCGCGATAATCGGTCTTGCGGGTGAGATGAAACTGAGCTCCTGGCAGCAATGTGATGCTGCAGCGGTGCGCTCACTAACCGTTCGTAGCCGTAAGGCAGGGTTGCAAACCTCGAGCCTGGCTTTGCGTCTTTCTGCACTGCGCAGCTTTTTCGACTGGTGTGTCAGCCAGGGTGAACTCAAAGCCAATCCGGCGAAAGGGATCACGACGCCAAAGGCCGCTCGCCATCTACCAAAAAATATTGATGTCGATGACATCAGTCGCCTGCTGGATATCGATATCAACGATCCCCTCGCCGTGCGCGACCGTGCGATGCTGGAAGTGATGTACGGCGCGGGGCTGCGTCTTTCCGAACTGGTCAACATGGATTGCCGTCATATCGATCTTGCGACAGGCGAAGTTTGGGTGATGGGCAAAGGCAGCAAAGAGCGGCGGGTGCCGATTGGCAAAACCGCGGTGATTTGGGTCGAGCACTGGCTTGATCTGCGCGAGCTGTTCGGCCCGGACGACGATGCGCTGTTTTTATCCAAACAAGGTAAGCGAATCTCTACGCGCAACGTTCAAAAACGTTTTAGTGAGTGGGGGATAAAACAGGGGCTGAATAGCCATGTGCATCCACACAAACTGCGCCATTCGTTCGCCACGCATATGCTGGAATCCAGCGGAGACCTGCGCGGCGTGCAAGAGTTATTGGGCCACGCCAACCTCTCCACCACACAAATCTATACCCATCTCGACTTCCAACACTTAGCTTCAGTGTATGATGCTGCGCATCCACGCGCTAAACGAGGGAAATCGTAATGCATTTTTACCGCCCACTTGGGCCTGTTGCCGCGCTCACTTTTGATCTCGACGACACGCTGTACGACAACCGCGCGGTGATTGAACGCACCGAGCGCGAATCAATGAGCTTTGTGCAGAATTACCACCCGAAGCTGAACCATTTGCAACGCCCTGATTTTTTACGTATTCGACATGCGCTGCGCCTTGCCGAGCCTGATATTTACCACGATGTCACAGAATGGCGTCGTCGTGCCGTCGAGCAGGCCATGTTAGATGTGGGTTTATCAGCCGAAGAAGCGGCTGCTGGCGCGCAAGCGTCGATGGCGAATTTCGCCCAGTGGCGCAGCCAAATCGATGTCCCGCAGGAAACCCATGAGACGCTGGCGGCGCTCGCTGAAAAATGGCCGCTGGTGGCGATTACCAACGGTAACGCTGAACCGCATCTTTTTGGCCTCGATAAATACTTTAAGTTTGTACTGCGCGCAGGCCCGCACGGGCGATCCAAGCCATTTAACGACATGTATCATCTGGCGGCTGAAAAGTTGGATGTGCCGCTCGGGCATATTCTTCACGTTGGGGACGATCTCACGACCGACGTTGCAGGCGCTATTCGCAGCGGGTTGCAGGCCTGCTGGATAAACCTGCGCGAGGACGACCTGATGCAGATTAATGACAGCCGTTTATTGCCACATCTGGAAATTTCGCGGTTGGCATCTCTCACCGCGCTGATATAATCATCAATAACTCTGTATAAAATTCCAGGGGTTTGATACTCGTCATACTTCAAGCTACAGGTGCGTTGGCCGCACTCGCTCACCCCAGTCACTTACTTTATGTAAGCTCCTGGGGATTCCCGAGCTTGCCGCCTTCCTGTAACTCGAATTATTTAGAGTATCCCTTACTCCTTTAACGGCGGTGCCAATGGACGTTTCTTACCTGCTCGATAGCCTCAATGATAAACAGCGTGAAGCCGTCGCGGCCACGCGCAGCAACATGTTGGTACTGGCCGGGGCGGGCAGCGGTAAGACACGTGTGCTGGTACATCGCATTGCGTGGTTGATGAGCGTGGAAAACTGCTCGCCGTACTCCATTATGGCGGTGACGTTTACCAACAAAGCGGCGGCGGAAATGCGTCACCGTATTGGTCAATTGATGGGTACCAGCCAGGGCGGCATGTGGGTAGGTACTTTCCACGGCCTCGCGCACCGCTTGCTGCGCGCACATCACATGGATGCCAACCTGCCGCAGGATTTCCAAATTCTCGACAGCGAAGATCAACTGCGCCTGTTAAAACGCCTGATCAAAGCCATGAATCTCGATGATAAACAGTGGCCTGCACGACAGGCAATGTGGTTTATCAACGGTAAGAAAGACGAAGGTTTACGCCCGCACCATATTGAAAGCTATGGCAATCCGGTAGAGCAAACCTGGCAAAAAGTTTACCAGGCCTATCAGGAAGCGTGTGACCGCGCGGGCCTGCTGGATTTTGCCGAGCTACTGCTGCGCGCCCATGAACTGTGGCTGAACAAACCGCATATTCTCAATCACTACCGCGAACGCTTCACCAATATTCTGGTGGACGAATTCCAGGATACCAACAGCATCCAGTACGCGTGGATTCGCATGCTGGCGGGCGATACCGGCAAAGTGATGATTGTGGGTGATGACGATCAGTCCATTTATGGCTGGCGCGGCGCGCAGGTCGAGAACATCCAACGTTTTCTGAATGACTTCCCCGGGGCGCAAACGATCCGTCTGGAGCAAAACTACCGCTCGACCAACAACATTCTGAACGCCGCCAACGCCCTGATTGCCAACAACTCAGGTCGCCTTGGGAAAGAGTTGTGGACAGACGGTAGCGACGGCGAACCGATTTCACTTTATTGCGCGTTCAACGAACTGGATGAAGCGCGTTTCGTGGTTAACCGCATCAAAACGTGGCAGGAAAACGGCGGGGCGCTTGAGCAATGCGCGATTCTCTACCGCAGCAACGCCCAATCGCGTGTGCTGGAAGAGGCATTATTGCAGGTCAGCATGCCATACAGAATTTACGGTGGGATGCGCTTCTTCGAGCGTCAGGAAATCAAAGATGCGCTTTCGTATCTTCGTTTGATCGCCAACCGCAACGATGACGCAGCGTTTGAGCGTGTGGTGAATACCCCTACGCGCGGTATCGGCGATCGCACGTTGGACGTGGTGCGCCAGACTTCGCGCGATAAACAGCTCACGCTGTGGCAGGCCTGTCGTTTGCTGCTTCAAGAAAAAGTGTTGGCAGGCCGTGCCGCTTCGGCTCTGCAACGCTTTATGGAGCTTATCGACTCGCTGGCTCATGAAACCATCGATATGCCGCTGCACGTACAAACTGACCGGGTGATTAAAGACTCAGGTCTGATGATGATGTACGAGCAGGAAAAGGGCGAGAAAGGCCAGACGCGTATCGAAAACTTAGAAGAGCTGGTCACGGCAACGCGCCAGTTCAGCTATCAGGATGAAGACGAAGACCTGATGCCATTGCAGGCGTTCCTGTCTCACGCGGCACTTGAAGCGGGCGAAGGGCAAGCGGATACCTGGCAAGATGCCGTGCAACTGATGACGCTGCACTCGGCAAAAGGGCTGGAATTCCCGCAGGTCTTTATCGTTGGCATGGAAGAGGGCATGTTCCCAAGCCAGATGTCGCTGGATGAAGGCGGTCGTCTGGAAGAGGAGCGTCGCCTGGCTTACGTTGGCGTGACGCGTGCGATGCAAAAGTTGACACTGACGTATGCAGAAACGCGCCGTTTATATGGCAAAGAGGTGTATCACCGCCCTTCACGGTTTATTGGCGAACTGCCAGAAAATTGCGTGGAAGAAGTCCGTTTGCGAGCGAGCATCAGCCGCCCCGTCAGCCATCAACGTATGGGAACGCCAATTTCTGAGAATGATTCCGGCTTCAGCCTTGGGCAACGTGTTCGTCATGCAAAATTTGGTGAAGGCACGGTGGTTAACCTGGAAGGCAGCGGCGAACACAGCCGGATTCAGGTGGCATTCCCTGGCCAGGGAATTAAGTGGTTAGTGGCTGCTTATGCCCGCCTGGAATCGGTATAACTTGTAGAATTAAAACAGGGTTTTTGAGGTGTTTGCGACCCTATAAACATCACGGGAATTTATTGTTCTGCGGTGTCCCGTTGCGTGTTGACGCCATATTTTTGGTGGCGTAACATGCGCGCACGATTACGCTAAGAGGACACTCGCCTTGGACACACCCAGTAAATACTGGCTCAATAACCTGTCATCCAGGTACAACTTCTAAGGCTATCCTCTTATGCTGATAGCCTTAGTGGTTGTCGGCGACCTCATATCTCGTATATCCCGTCGCAATGAGTCAGACTTTTTAATGGTCTGAAACCGATTTCGTTTCTGTCTGTGTGCCAACCGAACTGTCCCTGATATTTTTTTGCATTGGGAGTACCGGTCATGCTGAGCGCATTTCAACTGGAAAACAATCGTCTGTCCCGTCTCGAATTAGATGAGGCTGATAACCTGAGCAATTCCGTATGGGTTGATCTGGTTGAGCCTGAAGACTCTGAGCGGCAGCGCGTGCAAACGGAACTTGGTCAAAGCCTGGCAACCCGCCCGGAACTGGAAGACATCGAAGCATCCGCGCGTTTCTTTGAAGACGAAGACGGTTTGCACATCCACTCATTTTTCTTTTACGAAGACGCCGACGATCACGCGGGCAACAGCACCGTGGCATTCACCATTCGTGAAGGCCGCCTGTTTACGCTACGTGAACGTGAATTACCGGCGTTTCGCCTCTATCGTATGCGTGCCCGAAGCCAGAATATGGTGGACGGCAACGCGTACGAATTACTGCTCGATTTGTTCGAAACTAAAATCGAACAGTTGGCAGATGAAATCGAAAATATCTACAGTGACCTAGAAAAACTCAGCCGTGTGATCATGGAAGGGCATCAGGGCGATGAATATGACGCTGCGCTTTCAACGCTTGCTGAACTGGAAGATATCGGCTGGAAAGTCCGTTTGTGTCTGATGGATACCCAGCGTGCATTGAACTTCCTGGTGCGCAAAGCGCGTTTGCCGAGCGGGCAGCTTGAGCAGGCGCGTGAAATCCTGCGAGATATCGAATCCCTGTTGCCACACAACGAATCGCTGTTCCAGAAGGTCAACTTCCTGATGCAGGCGGCGATGGGCTTTATCAATATCGAGCAGAACCGCATCATCAAAATCTTCTCGGTGGTATCGGTTGTGTTCCTGCCGCCAACGCTTGTGGCTTCCAGCTACGGTATGAACTTCGAGTTTATGCCTGAACTAAAACTAAGCTTCGGTTATCCAGCGGCGATTATCGTGATGATCCTTGCCGGGCTTGCGCCGTACCTTTACTTCAAGCGTAAGAACTGGCTGTGATGGCTTGATTGTGTCGGATGGCGCTAACGCTTATCCGACCTACTTGCTACGTTGCTTAGGTGATCGTAGGGTGGATAAGCGCAAGCGCCATCCACCGTTATTTCACCTTACTCAACCGCCTTTTTGCGCATCCTGTTTTGCGTATAAACCGCATCCAGAATAAACAGCGCTAATGCCGCCCAGATAAAACCAAAGGTCAGCATCTTATCTTTGCCCACCACTTCACCGTAGAACATCACGGCCAGCAGGAACATTAATGTTGGGCCGATGTACTGGAAGAAACCGAGGGTCGAGAGACGCAAGCGCGTGGCTGCTGCGGTGAAACAGAGCAGCGGAATCGTTGTGACAACACCTGCCGCAATCAGCATTAAGTTCAGCGACATAGGGTTATTTCCCATATGGCTGGTTGAGCTATCTGCAATGCCAAACAAGTAGATTGCGGCAATCGGCAGTAGCCAAAGGGTTTCAACTAACATGCCGGTTTGTGCATCAACGGCAATTTTCTTACGCACCAGTCCGTAAAACGCAAAGCTGAACGCAAGGCCGAGAGCGATGATTGGCAGCGAACCGAATGTCCAAAGCTGAACCAGCACACCACAGGCCGCCAACGCTACGGCAACCCACTGCATTCTGCGGAATCGCTCGCCGAGGAAAATCATCCCCAACAGCACGTTCACCAGCGGGTTGATGAAATAACCGAGGCTTGCTTCCAGCATATGGTTATTATTCACCGCCCAAATGAATAACAGCCAATTACCGCCAATCAGCACCGCAGAAAGCGCCATGGCAAAAACCTTCTTCCGGTTCTGGCAGGATTTTTTCACCTGCGGCCACTGACGGCTCAGGCTAATCAGCACCACCATAAAGAAGAATGACCAAATCACGCGATGCGTCAGGATTTCATCAGCCGGAACGTAGTGGATTAATTTGAAATAAGCAGGCGCGATGCCCCAAATAAAATACGCCGCCAGCGCAAGTAACACGCCCTGGCGGGTCTGTTTCGCATCCATGAAAAGAACTCGTTGATAAATAGTGTGCTAATTGTATCAGCAATAACCGCTTCACCCCACCATGTAGGTGGCGGTCGCGCTGGCGATATGTAGCTGGTCTTCGTTGTGTAATTCTACGCGTGCCACCGCCACTTTATTCCCGGCGCGTAGCAGGCTACTGCTGGCGGTAAAGCGCTGCCCGCGGCCAGGGCGCAGGTAATCAACGCGCAAATCAATAGTCCCCATTTTCGCTAACCGCTGGCGTAGCTCTTCTTCGCTAATGCTATCGTGGCGGGTGAGCGTACTGCCTACGCACACCAGGCCTGCCGCGACATCCAGCGAAGAGGCAATCACGCCGCCGTGCAAAATACTCTGCGCCCAGTTTCCCACCATCATGGGCTGATTATTAAAACTGAGCTCGGCGTAGTCTTTCTCATACCGGATAAGTTCCAGGCCCAGCGCACGGTTGAAGGGCATGTGATAGACAAAAATCTCACCGACCAGTTGCAGGGCGGCTTCAGGGGTTAGAAATGGGGTAGACATGGATCATCCTCGATCAAAACAAAATGACAATGTTAAGCAATTGTTTATTTTATGCTTCGCAATCGTTGATTTCCACTTTAAGAAACGTAGACCGAGCGCGCTCATTCATTCCTATGTAGAATGTCCACCAGCTAATAATTTGAAACCTTTTTTGTTCAGGAGAATATTGCCGATGCGCAAGTATCTGGGATGGCTAGTGGCGGCAGGCCTGTTGCCTCTGACCGCTTACGCACAGGAAGCCACGATTAAAGAAGTGCATGATAAACCCGCGGTTCGCGGCAGCATCATCGCCAATATGCTTGTGGAACACGACAATCCATTCACCCTCTACCCGTATGAAACTAACTATCTGATTTATACGGTGACTGATGACCTGAACAAAGAGGCGATTCGTTCGTACAACTGGTCCGATAATGCCAGAAAGGACGAGGTGAAATTCCAGCTTAGCCTCGCCTTCCCGCTGTGGCGCGGTATTGTCGGGCCAAACTCCGTGTTGGGCGCCTCGTATACCCAGAAATCCTGGTGGCAACTTTCTAATAGCGGTGAATCCTCCCCGTTCCGTGAAACAAACTATGAGCCACAGTTGTTCCTGGGTTTCGCGACCGATGACAGCTTCGCCGGTTGGACGTTACGCGATGTTGAATTCGGTTATAACCACGATTCCAACGGACGCTCAGATCCCACTTCCCGTAGCTGGAACCGCTTATATACGCGTTTGATGGCAGAAAACGGTAACTGGTTGGTCGAAGTGAAGCCGTGGTATGTGCTTGGCAGCACGGATGACAACCCGGATATCACCAAATATATGGGCTATTACCAGCTGCGAGTTGGCTACCAGTTAGGTGATGCTATTTTGAGTATGAAAGGGCAATACAACTGGAATACAGGCTACGGCGGGGCGGAATTAGGCTTCAGTTATCCGGTTACGAAACACGTCCGACTCTATACCCAGCTTTACAGCGGTTACGGTGAGTCATTAATTGATTACAACTTTAACCAGACACGCTTTGGCGTCGGCGTTATGCTTAACGATCTGTTCTAAAAATTGGCGGTTTTAGTGGTGGGAAAAGCGTGACACAGGCGGAAGTAATCGATCAGGCAGTGCTGGCCAGACAGGTTTTGCAAGATACCTTTGGCTATCAACAGTTCCGCCCGGGTCAGGAAACCATCATCGAAACGGTGCTGGAAGGGCGCGACTGCCTGGTGGTCATGCCGACCGGCGGCGGAAAATCTCTTTGCTATCAAATTCCGGCGTTGGTATTTGGCGGTCTGACCGTTGTGGTCTCACCGCTGATTTCCCTGATGAAAGACCAGGTGGATCAACTGCTGGCGAACGGTGTTGCGGCGGCGTGTCTTAACTCGACGCAAAGCCGCGAGCAGCAGCAGGACGTTTTTGCCGGTTGTCGCACCGGCCAAATCCGCCTGCTTTATATCGCCCCTGAGCGGTTGATGATGGACAACTTCATCGACCAAATCAGCCAGTGGCATCTCTCGATGGTGGCCGTTGATGAAGCGCACTGCATTTCACAATGGGGCCACGACTTCCGCCCTGAATATGCCGCACTGGGTCAACTGCGTCAGCGCCTGCCTGCAGTGCCGTTTATCGCACTGACGGCAACGGCAGACGACACTACGCGCGCCGATATTGTCCGCCTTTTAGGCCTGCACGACCCGTTAATCCAGGTCAGCAGTTTTGACCGCCCGAACATTCGCTACATGTTGATGGAGAAATTTAAACCCCTCGATCAACTGATGCGCTACGTGCAAGAGCAGCGCGGGAAATCCGGCATTATTTACTGTAATAGCCGTGCCAAAGTTGAAGACACCGCCGCGCGCCTTCAAAGCAAAGGCATCAGCGCAGGTGCTTATCACGCCGGGCTTGAGCACCAGGTGCGTGCGGAAGTGCAGGAAAAATTCCAGCGCGATGACCTGCAAATCGTGGTCGCGACCGTTGCCTTCGGTATGGGTATCAACAAACCTAACGTGCGCTTTGTGGCGCACTTCGACATCCCGCGCAATATCGAATCTTACTACCAGGAAACGGGGCGTGCGGGGCGTGACGGCCTGCCTGCGGAAGCGATGTTATTTTACGATCCGGCGGATATGGCCTGGCTGCGTAAATGCCTTGAAGAAAAACCCGTCGGGCAATTGCAGGATATTGAGCGGCACAAACTCAATGCGATGGGTGCATTTGCAGAGGCACAAACCTGTCGTCGCCTGGTGCTACTGAATTACTTTGGTGAGGGGCGCCAGCAATCTTGCGGCAACTGCGATATTTGCCTCGATCCCCCGCGCCGTTATGACGGGCTGGTGGACGCGCAAAAAGCGCTCTCCTGTATTTATCGCGTCAATCAGCGCTTTGGTATGGGCTACGTGGTGGAGGTTTTACGTGGCGCTAATAACCAGCGTATTCGCGATTTGCAGCACGACAAATTACCTGTCTATGGTATTGGCCGCGATCAGACGCACGAGCATTGGGTCAGCGTCATTCGGCAGTTGATCCACCTCGGCGTAGTGACGCAAAACATTGCCCAGCACTCTGCGCTGCAACTGACGGAAGCGGCTCGTCCGTTTTTGCGCGGTGAAGAGCCATTGATGCTTGCGGTGCCGCGAGTGGTGGCAATCAAATCGCGTAGCACCAGCCAGAAATCGTTTGGCGGCAACTACGATCGCAAGCTGTTTGCCAAACTCCGCAAACTGCGTAAAGCCAT
This genomic window from Buttiauxella gaviniae contains:
- a CDS encoding DUF484 domain-containing protein translates to MKNAEEQQEAVLELDDRIVAEYLLRHPDFFIRNAQHVEQMKVPHPVRGTVSLVEWHMARSRNHINLLEENMTLLMEQASANEGLFYRLLKLQGRLASATSLQDMLNRLHRWAREMGLAGANVRLFADRWRIGAPSDFTHLGLNRQAFESLRIQRLGDRQHYLGSLNGPELLVVLPQAKAIGSVALSLMGSDADLGVLVFSSRDPQHYQEGQGTQLLHELALMLPDLLERWVERV
- the xerC gene encoding tyrosine recombinase XerC, with protein sequence MTASPLQTSVDGFLRYLKVERQLSPLTLLNYGRQLTAIIGLAGEMKLSSWQQCDAAAVRSLTVRSRKAGLQTSSLALRLSALRSFFDWCVSQGELKANPAKGITTPKAARHLPKNIDVDDISRLLDIDINDPLAVRDRAMLEVMYGAGLRLSELVNMDCRHIDLATGEVWVMGKGSKERRVPIGKTAVIWVEHWLDLRELFGPDDDALFLSKQGKRISTRNVQKRFSEWGIKQGLNSHVHPHKLRHSFATHMLESSGDLRGVQELLGHANLSTTQIYTHLDFQHLASVYDAAHPRAKRGKS
- the lptM gene encoding LPS translocon maturation chaperone LptM, producing MKKIFCPLALMLALFSLTGCGLKGPLYFPPADGKAKPNSQVTPEKQPQSTTPDRNNRGVDNAPTQVNY
- the cyaA gene encoding class I adenylate cyclase is translated as MYLYIETLKQRLDAINQLRVDRALAAMGPAFQQVYSLLPTLLHYHHPLMPGYLEGNVPHGICIYTPDETQQHYLNELELMRGMPPQKTDPGELPITGLYTMGSTSSVGQSCSSDLDIWVCHQSWLDNDERQLLQRKCSVLESWAASLGVEVSFFLIDENRFRHNESGSLGGEDCGSTQHILLLDEFYRTAVRMAGKRILWNMVPGDEEDHYDDYVMSLYSQGVLTPNEWLDLGGLSTLSAEEYFGASLWQLYKSIDSPYKAVLKTLLLEAYSWEYPNSRLLAKDIKQRLHDGEIVSFGLDPYCMMLERVTHYLTQIEDTARLDLVRRCFYLKVCEKLSRERACVGWRREVLSQLVKDWGWDEPRLAMLDNRANWKIDQVRDAHNELLDAMMQSYRNLIRFARRNNLSVSASPQDIGVLTRKLYAAFEALPGKVTLVNPQISPDLSEPNLTFIHVPPGRANRSGWYLYNRAPNMDSIVSHQPLEYNRYLNKLVAWAYFNGLLTSRTRLFIKGNGICDLPKLQEMVADVSHHFPLRLPAPTAKALYSPCEIRHLAIIVNLEYDPTAAFRNQVVHFDFRKLDVFSFGQQQQCLVGSVDLLYRNSWNEVRTLHFNGEQSMIEALKTILGKMHQDAAPPDSVEVFCYSQHLRGLIRTRVQQLVSECIDFRLSSTRLEPGRFKALRISGQTWGLFFERLSVSVQKLENAVEFYGAISHNKLHGLSVQVETNQVQLPSVVDGFASEGIIQFFFEETNQDQGFNIYILDETNRAEVYHHCEGSKEDLVRDVSRFYSSSHDRFTYGSSFINFNLPQFYQIVKVDGRSQVIPFRTQAITAATPANHDDSSTPLLQQYSNS
- the dapF gene encoding diaminopimelate epimerase, whose product is MQFSKMHGLGNDFMVVDAVTQNVYFSPELIRRLADRHLGVGFDQLLVVEPPYDPDLDFHYRIFNADGSEVSQCGNGARCFARFVRLKGLTNKRDIRVSTANGRMVLSVTEDELVRVNMGEPNFEPSAVPFRANKAEKTYIMRAAEQTIMCGVVSMGNPHCVIQVDDVTTAAVETLGPVMENHDRFPERANIGFMQVVTKEHIRLRVYERGAGETQACGSGACGAVAVGILQGILAEQVRVELPGGRLDIAWKGPGNPLFMTGPAAHVYDGFIHL
- the cyaY gene encoding iron donor protein CyaY; amino-acid sequence: MNDSEFHRICDGLWSTIEERLDDWDGDSDIDCEINGGVLSLSFENRSKIIINRQEPLHQVWLATKSGGYHFDLKGDKWVCDRSGAEFWQLLEEACTQQAGEPVSFR
- the yigB gene encoding 5-amino-6-(5-phospho-D-ribitylamino)uracil phosphatase YigB; translation: MHFYRPLGPVAALTFDLDDTLYDNRAVIERTERESMSFVQNYHPKLNHLQRPDFLRIRHALRLAEPDIYHDVTEWRRRAVEQAMLDVGLSAEEAAAGAQASMANFAQWRSQIDVPQETHETLAALAEKWPLVAITNGNAEPHLFGLDKYFKFVLRAGPHGRSKPFNDMYHLAAEKLDVPLGHILHVGDDLTTDVAGAIRSGLQACWINLREDDLMQINDSRLLPHLEISRLASLTALI